The Deferribacter autotrophicus genomic sequence CCTAAATCAACAGTCCTTGAAAATTCATAAAGACCATTTTTGATATAAACCATCAATGTTGAGGTATGACCAATATTAATAATTAACGATACTTCATCCTCTCTACCATAATTAGCTTCAAAACAATTCATTAAAGTAAAAACTTCTAGATCTATGATAGTTGGTTTTAATTTTGCAGATTCGAGTACAGATATAGCATCAGCAATTAAATCTTTTCTTGCAACCGCCAAAATAACATCTGCTTGATTAATAGTCTCATCAAAGTCTATAATTTCATAATCAATATTAACATCTTCAATATTCATCTGAATATACTGTTCAGCATCCCATCTAAAAGTTTCATCAAACGTCTTTCTGTCTGGAACATTTGCCTGAACTCTTTTTACAATTACATCATTACCTTTTAATGCCGCACCAACATTTTTGTGACTAAACTTCCCTTTTTTAAACGCATTAATTATAGCTGTAATAACTTCGTTATAATCAACAATGGAACCTTCAGATATGACATCTTCAGGAAGATCTTCCACAATAGCATTAGTCAGTTCAAAACCATTTTTTTTACTTTTTAATTCTACAATTTTTATGGCATCACTTCCAATATCAATACCGATCACATTCTTCTTTTTAAACATATCTAATCCCCATATATCTTTTCAAAAAAACAACTATACTCACCTGTATGGCAAGCAACACCTTTTTGGACTACTCTGTATAAGATACAATCTCCATCACAATCTACATAAATTTCTTTTATATATTGTATATTACCAGATGTCTCCCCCTTTTGCCATATTGATTTTCTACTTCTTGAGAAATAATGACATTTCCCCGTTTCGATTGTTAATTTTAGAGCTTCCTGATTTACATATGCCTGCATTAAAATATTATTTGTTTTAACATCCTGTACAATAACAGGAACTAAACCATTCATTTTTTTCCAATCAATCTTAGATATTGCAGATTCTAGAGCATTCATAATAAAATTTTAACATACTTTTAAACTTTAGCAAGAATAATTATATATAATTATTTAATTTTATTGAGAATTTTTAATATTTCTTTCTCTTCAGCAGGTGCCAGTTGTAGCCCACGCCTCTTCATTGCATATATTATTCTTTCCCAATTATTAATTCCTTTAGGCTTATACACAATTTTCGCACTGTGACATAATCCACATTTCTGCTCAATTAAGTCAGATTTTTTCGAGCTGCAAGCTACTACACTAACAAATACGAGGCAAAAGCTCACCAGCAGGTATTTCAATATACCTTTTACCTCCTACTTTAGTTTCCAGTACTACCTTTGTATTATCTGTTACTTCACCCACTATTGCTGCATTTTTACCATTTTTAGATTCTTTAATTATTGCGAGGGCTTCATCTGCATAATCTCTATCTACAACAATTACTGCAACCCCCTCATTTGCCATCTGCAATGGATCAAAACCTAACATCTCACAAAAATAATTCACGCTTTCTAAAATAGGGATATTCTGCTCTTTAATCAAAAATCCTTTTCCACTTTTATCAGCTATTTCATTCAATACCGCAGCCACACCACCTCTAGTAGCATCTCTAACAAACTTGATCTTACTATAATCTAGTTTTCTTATAATCTCATATAAATTACAACAATCCGATTCTATATCACTACTAAAACCCAGTTCATTTCTCGCAATTAATACAGCAACCGAGTGCCTTGCTATATCTGAAGAAAAAATAACTTTGTCACCAACTTTTATTCTATCATAACAGTTTAAATCACTTTTAAGTTCACCAAAACCTGTTGTATTTACAATCAGAGAACTTATTCCATCAATTACTTTGGTATCTCCTGATATTATTTTAACTCCAACTTCATCAATTGCTCTTTTCATTGAATCAAAAATCATCAAAAGCTTTTCCATTTCATATCCATCAGGGATAATAAGAGATAGTGTCAAATATTCTGGTATTCCACCACTAACTGCTACATCATTACATGTCCCATAAATAGACAGTTTTCCAATATCGCCCCCTGGAAAAAATTCAGGTAACACAGTAAACGAATCTGTGCTAGTTATTATACTTTCTTTTTTTAAGTTTATTAAAGCACCGTCTCTTAATTCTTCTAAGAAACTATTTCCAAAGTACTCAAATATTACGTTTTTAATAAAATCGTTAGTTCCTTTACCGCCACTTCCGACACTTTTGTTTATAAATCTCACTGTTAATCATCCTCCATATTTGTAATATGCAGCACAAGATCCTTCACTTGAGACCATACACGGGCCATAAGGATCCTCAGGAGTACACCTATTACCAAAAAGTGAACAATCCGTAGGCTTTATTCTACCCAACAAAACATCACCGCATCTACACCCAGGTAAGGATTTACTATAATCAACTTCAATATTAAATTTTTCCATTGCATCAAAATCTTTATAATTAGCTCTAAGCATTAAACCGCTCCCCTCAATAACACCAATCCCTCTCCAATAAGCATCACTATCCTCAAAAACTTCATACATTAACTTCATTGCTAATTCATTACCGTTTCTCTTCACCACTCTACCATAATTGTTTTCTACCCAGAACTCTCCTTTATTCACCTGTTCCATGAGTAATTTTACACTCATTAAAACATCAACTGGCTCAAATCCAGAAATTACACACGCAAAACCACTTCTTACTAATGGCTCGTATAATCTTTCACCAGTAATAGCTGAAACATGACCAGGACACAAAAATCCATCAACCATAACGTTTTCTTGATTTGCTATAAAATCTAAAACCTTTGGCATCGTTTTATTCATAACAAAAAGTGATACATTTTTAATATTCTCTTTCACTAACTGCTTCACTAAACCTGCTGAAGGGGGTGTTGTTGTCTCAAAACCTATACTTAAAAATACAACTTCTTTATCCGTATTCTTTGCAATTTCAATAACGTCCAACGGTGAAAAAACAACTCTTATATCAAAACCCATACTACGAAGAATATATAAATTTTCACCATTACTTCCTGGCACTTTAAGTAAATCACCGTAAGTTGCAATAATCACATCATTGTTTTTGACCAAATCGAATATAGCATCTATTTCACCCTGCGATGTTACACATACAGGACAGCCTGGACCTGAAATGAGAAGTATATTCTCTGGAAGTAATGTTCTTAATCCAAATCTTGAAATGGACATGGTGTGTGTTCCACACACCTCCATAAACCTATATTCCTTATCCTTTATGTTAAGTTTATCTATTTGCTTTAGTAAAATATCAACTTTTTCTTTATCCCTAAAACTATCAATCAATTTCATCGGCATACTCTATAATTGTTTTCAAAGTCTCTTCTGCTTCTTCAGGATCCATTTTTGCAATAGCAAATCCCACATGAACCATCACATAATCACCAACTTCAACATTTTCAGCTAACATCATCGTAGAAACTTCTCTCTTTGTTCCGGCAATATCTACAATCGCCGAAAACTCTTTAATTTCAATAACTTTACCAGGTAAACCCAAACACATATTAATACCCCTTTCTAATCTTGTATATTATAGAGATAATAACCCCTGTAACAAATCCTGAAATATGTGCCCACCAAGCTACTCCACCAGCACTATCAAGTGTACTCTGAACCATACTATTTAAAAATTGAATAAAAAACCATAATCCCAAAAAAACAACAGCTGGGACATCTATTACTGTAATAAAAAACAATATAAAAATCAACGTCTTAACTTTTGCCTGAGGGAATAAAATAAAATATGAACCCATAACACCAGCGATAGCACCACTTGCTCCAATCATTGGTATACTTGATTGAGGGTACATAACAACTTGAGTAATTGCCGCAGTTAAACCACAAAAAATGTAGAATAAAAAATATTTCACATGACCAAACTCATCTTCCACATTATCACCAAAAACATATAAAAAATACATATTAAATAATAAATGGAAAAAACCTCCATGAATAAATATAGATGTAAAAAAAGGTATTATCTTTTCCCATAATGATACATCATGTAATGGTGCAAATAATTTTACAGGTACAACACCATAATTAACAAAAAAAAGAGATAATTTAGTTCCCAAATTCTTTTCATAAATAAAAACAAGTACACTAATAATAATAATCAAATAATTAATTATAGGAGTTCTACTTGAAGGGATCGAATCTTTTAAAGGAAACACTTAGACTCCATAAAAAAAGCGGGCGGGCAGCCCGCTAAATTTTTATTTGTGACACGTATTACAACTTGTTCCTTTTTTAACTTTATATTCTTTGTGGCATGGAAAACAGAGCTCTTTATGGAATGTATTACTTGTTCCTTTTAACACCTTAATCTCAACTTTTAACGTGCCATCTTCTGGATTACTATGGCACTCTTGACATTTAAACATTTCATAGTGCTTTTTATGAGGGAAAATAACTGGCTTTTTAGTAGTCTCAATATCATGGTTTTCTGCAATATTCACTGTCTCAGGAGCTATTTCAACGAGTTCTGCAGGATTATCAGCCTTAAGCTCTTTACTAGCTTCTTCTTTATTCTCATGTAATTCAGTCTTTTCAACTTCTTTTACAGGTGCCTCATGTGCTGTTACTTCTACTTCCTCAGACTCAACATAATTTTCGATTTTCTCAATTAATTCATTAGCCTTTTCAATAATTAGATCAAAATATTCTGGATTATGAAACCCTTTAGAGCCATCCATTTCCAATATTCTTACATAATATTGAAATTCATTAAACAGCTTACGCTTTCCTGCAGGCATTTCTAGCCTTTCATCAAACATTTTGTCTCTTACTTTTTGCAATTTTGATAACTTTTCAAGAAACTCTTTCTGTGTATCTATAAGCATTTCTCCATAGCTTTCATCATGACAAGAAGTACAGGTATCTGTGTTTGGTCTTACAAATGGATCTTTGTGACAATCAGTACAGTCTAAGTCTGCCATATACCATGGTGTTTCTTCCAATCCTTTAACAAATACGCCTTTTTGAATTTTATCCTGCATTGTATGGCATGCAACACAGTCCATATTATCAGGAACCTTAGCAGTTTTATTCTCTTTTTTCACTTTATAATGGCATTCAAAGCATGTTTCCATTTTTGGTAAATTATGGAAATCCCCACCGTGAGCAACGCCCAAGTGACAATCTACACAATTTAAACCAGCATCGATATGTTTTTTATGATTAGGGGTAACACCTACCCTTGTATCCTCAGTTAATATATCAGGTCTGCCGAAGGATTCTCTAAACCTAGGATTTACCACATTATCAATTTTTCTAAATTTCACACCTACACTCATTACACGTTCTTTTCTAATCTTAGCGTTAATTGAATCAGTGTGACAGAACATGCATGTCTCATTTGGAACCAACTCAGCAGCTTTCTTTTTATTTGATGCTCCTTCAGCTAATACTTCTAATTTATGTTCATCAGATAAAATCATTTCACCATAAACATCTTTTAAGCCACCAATTTTTGCTTTCATATAACCGATAAATCCTGGCTCCCCATGACAATCAATACATTCAACTTCAGCAGTTGAATGTATATTTTTAGACCATGTGTAATACTCCCCCAAAGGTCCAACCTTCTGCTCTGGATGGCATTTACCACAAAATTCTGACTCAGATGTATAATGTAAAACCTTAACATTCGCAAAGACAAAACCGATAATAATAACAGTAATAATAATTACAAAGACAACTGGATCTTTTCTGATAAAACTCTTTAGTTTCTCCCACATAACAGTCCTCCAAAATAAGAGGGGCATTGCCCCTCTTAAATTATATTACTTAACAACGAATAATAGGATCAAACAGATAACCAATGCGTAAATAGCAAGAGATTCGATCATCGCAAGACCGACGATCATAGATGTCATAATTTTACCAGAAGCACTTGGGTTTCTTGAAATACCTTCAACTGCGCTTCCAACAGCTCTACCCTGCCCAAGACCGGTACCAAAAGCTGCAATACCGATACCAAGACCTGCAGCAAGGTAAATAGCCCACTTATAATTACCACCTGCAGCTGCACCTTCTGATGCAAATGCACTAAGAGCAAAAAGCCCCATAATTAAAGCAGTGTTAAAAAGTACTTTGAGTGTCTTCATGCACTTCCTCCTTTTTATTGTTTTAGTGTGCTTCTTCAAGAGCACCACTAATATAAATCATTGATAACATCATAAATACATAAGTCTGCAATGCACTTGTAAAAACTCCCATAAAAAACATTGGCAATGGAACCAGATAAGGCACCAATACAAATAAAATCGCTATAACTAAATCTTCTCCAAAGATGTTACCAAAAAGCCTCATAGATAAAGACAATGGCCTTGATAAATGCCCAATTAATTCAATTATAAGCATCAATGGTGCCAACGCAAGCATAGGCCCCATAAAATGTTTAATATAGCCAAGGCCATGCTTTTTAAATCCGATAAAATTGTAAACTAAAAATACAATAATTGCGGGTGCAACCGTAGAGTTTAAATTAGATGTTGGAGAAAGAAAGCCAGGGATAAGCCCCAAAACATTTGAAAAAAACACATAAAGGCCTATAGCAAATATTAATGGGATATATGGTTTCCCTTCTTCACCCATGATATCAATGGCCATATTGTAGATCCCTGAAACAAGCAACTCAAAAATGTTTTGCCCTTTTGAAGGAATCTCACTTCTCATTTTACTGGCAATTGAACCAATAACAAAGGTTATCAACACCACTATAAATGTCATTAACACATGAATATACTTTGCCTGAATTTCATGCGGTAAAAATGAAAAGATATTAAGTGGATGTTCCATCCGTTTTCCTCCTCTCATCAATAATTACTACAAGGGGAATTGTAAGGGGAATAAGAGAGATACCCACCAACAATCCCCATATATTTACCTTTTGATTTTGAAACCATAT encodes the following:
- the hypD gene encoding hydrogenase formation protein HypD, giving the protein MKLIDSFRDKEKVDILLKQIDKLNIKDKEYRFMEVCGTHTMSISRFGLRTLLPENILLISGPGCPVCVTSQGEIDAIFDLVKNNDVIIATYGDLLKVPGSNGENLYILRSMGFDIRVVFSPLDVIEIAKNTDKEVVFLSIGFETTTPPSAGLVKQLVKENIKNVSLFVMNKTMPKVLDFIANQENVMVDGFLCPGHVSAITGERLYEPLVRSGFACVISGFEPVDVLMSVKLLMEQVNKGEFWVENNYGRVVKRNGNELAMKLMYEVFEDSDAYWRGIGVIEGSGLMLRANYKDFDAMEKFNIEVDYSKSLPGCRCGDVLLGRIKPTDCSLFGNRCTPEDPYGPCMVSSEGSCAAYYKYGG
- a CDS encoding HypC/HybG/HupF family hydrogenase formation chaperone, whose amino-acid sequence is MCLGLPGKVIEIKEFSAIVDIAGTKREVSTMMLAENVEVGDYVMVHVGFAIAKMDPEEAEETLKTIIEYADEID
- a CDS encoding cytochrome c3 family protein; the protein is MWEKLKSFIRKDPVVFVIIITVIIIGFVFANVKVLHYTSESEFCGKCHPEQKVGPLGEYYTWSKNIHSTAEVECIDCHGEPGFIGYMKAKIGGLKDVYGEMILSDEHKLEVLAEGASNKKKAAELVPNETCMFCHTDSINAKIRKERVMSVGVKFRKIDNVVNPRFRESFGRPDILTEDTRVGVTPNHKKHIDAGLNCVDCHLGVAHGGDFHNLPKMETCFECHYKVKKENKTAKVPDNMDCVACHTMQDKIQKGVFVKGLEETPWYMADLDCTDCHKDPFVRPNTDTCTSCHDESYGEMLIDTQKEFLEKLSKLQKVRDKMFDERLEMPAGKRKLFNEFQYYVRILEMDGSKGFHNPEYFDLIIEKANELIEKIENYVESEEVEVTAHEAPVKEVEKTELHENKEEASKELKADNPAELVEIAPETVNIAENHDIETTKKPVIFPHKKHYEMFKCQECHSNPEDGTLKVEIKVLKGTSNTFHKELCFPCHKEYKVKKGTSCNTCHK
- the atpB gene encoding F0F1 ATP synthase subunit A; translation: MEHPLNIFSFLPHEIQAKYIHVLMTFIVVLITFVIGSIASKMRSEIPSKGQNIFELLVSGIYNMAIDIMGEEGKPYIPLIFAIGLYVFFSNVLGLIPGFLSPTSNLNSTVAPAIIVFLVYNFIGFKKHGLGYIKHFMGPMLALAPLMLIIELIGHLSRPLSLSMRLFGNIFGEDLVIAILFVLVPYLVPLPMFFMGVFTSALQTYVFMMLSMIYISGALEEAH
- the hisI gene encoding phosphoribosyl-AMP cyclohydrolase; the protein is MNALESAISKIDWKKMNGLVPVIVQDVKTNNILMQAYVNQEALKLTIETGKCHYFSRSRKSIWQKGETSGNIQYIKEIYVDCDGDCILYRVVQKGVACHTGEYSCFFEKIYGD
- the pilM gene encoding type IV pilus assembly protein PilM — its product is MFKKKNVIGIDIGSDAIKIVELKSKKNGFELTNAIVEDLPEDVISEGSIVDYNEVITAIINAFKKGKFSHKNVGAALKGNDVIVKRVQANVPDRKTFDETFRWDAEQYIQMNIEDVNIDYEIIDFDETINQADVILAVARKDLIADAISVLESAKLKPTIIDLEVFTLMNCFEANYGREDEVSLIINIGHTSTLMVYIKNGLYEFSRTVDLGGKNCIEEIQKRMNYVYEDARLKLFDKESLEFDDELKSAVESFNERLATEIKNSINYFYTSTQLVVDKIYVCGGGANIYGLKEYIEKFCEIESVFFNPFANFEVSKNIDQGMLNSNLYRFNVACGLSLRRVDEK
- the hypE gene encoding hydrogenase expression/formation protein HypE — translated: MRFINKSVGSGGKGTNDFIKNVIFEYFGNSFLEELRDGALINLKKESIITSTDSFTVLPEFFPGGDIGKLSIYGTCNDVAVSGGIPEYLTLSLIIPDGYEMEKLLMIFDSMKRAIDEVGVKIISGDTKVIDGISSLIVNTTGFGELKSDLNCYDRIKVGDKVIFSSDIARHSVAVLIARNELGFSSDIESDCCNLYEIIRKLDYSKIKFVRDATRGGVAAVLNEIADKSGKGFLIKEQNIPILESVNYFCEMLGFDPLQMANEGVAVIVVDRDYADEALAIIKESKNGKNAAIVGEVTDNTKVVLETKVGGKRYIEIPAGELLPRIC
- the atpE gene encoding ATP synthase F0 subunit C, which produces MKTLKVLFNTALIMGLFALSAFASEGAAAGGNYKWAIYLAAGLGIGIAAFGTGLGQGRAVGSAVEGISRNPSASGKIMTSMIVGLAMIESLAIYALVICLILLFVVK
- a CDS encoding rhomboid family intramembrane serine protease, whose product is MFPLKDSIPSSRTPIINYLIIIISVLVFIYEKNLGTKLSLFFVNYGVVPVKLFAPLHDVSLWEKIIPFFTSIFIHGGFFHLLFNMYFLYVFGDNVEDEFGHVKYFLFYIFCGLTAAITQVVMYPQSSIPMIGASGAIAGVMGSYFILFPQAKVKTLIFILFFITVIDVPAVVFLGLWFFIQFLNSMVQSTLDSAGGVAWWAHISGFVTGVIISIIYKIRKGY